A genomic segment from Pseudomonas sp. S09G 359 encodes:
- a CDS encoding TonB-dependent receptor domain-containing protein yields the protein MLLRHPPFLFAALTLSSLVHAEDLQLAPVEVTTSEASAGEVAQAQLQSVPGASNFIDMSSVQQGRVSSNEDVFKYQAGVYAKAANNEGVKLSIRGSGLNRSPGSHASGLYEMFDGLPLTGPGGTPYELKDPLWQSRVEVLRGANGFDQGALALGGSVNYVTHTGFDAPKLQLRYETGSRGYAQREISSGQVLGDADYYISLTDSQSDGYQRQSAATGKGVAANFGYRFNPDLETRFYFRYRETTNDTPGKLTRAQISHDPRAANSLNAARDSKRLQPGSTWIANKTTLQLDDSSRLEVGLAYHDYPMDLREGTNRLKVAYTDISSSLNYIRQDTLFGHDSKTTLGLRTTQAMPNNGASEYVRTPAGNTATYAPGTKTRDYSYLGSDTVLHIGNDLELVPDLWLTTGLAAIYTRRETQVTYPEGQAPLSQHDWDYAPRIGLRYDFNPQLQVYGNLSRSVEPPHAWSMIWGSNKYFTSGAATGLAREGVSLKNQTATTLEIGGRGEAWLGQWDLALYRSEVRHELLTVETQAQTSTSNAIVAESNASPTVHQGVELSLLSPLWDGAGNGKLALRQAYTFSDFHYRDDDRFGDNTLPGIPKHYYQAQLRYSHPTGLYTSLNTEYSSRVAVDYANSYYAASYTTLGATFGYDAPKQDWQAWVDLRNLTNRRYANTVTPVYDDKGLDAARSTPADGRGIYTGVSWSWR from the coding sequence ATGCTGCTGCGCCATCCTCCATTCCTGTTTGCCGCCCTGACGTTAAGCTCACTGGTGCATGCCGAAGACCTGCAATTGGCGCCGGTCGAAGTCACCACCAGCGAAGCCAGCGCCGGCGAAGTGGCCCAGGCACAGCTCCAGAGCGTCCCCGGCGCCAGCAATTTCATCGACATGAGCAGCGTGCAGCAGGGGCGGGTGAGCAGCAACGAAGACGTGTTCAAGTACCAGGCCGGGGTGTACGCCAAGGCGGCGAATAATGAAGGGGTGAAACTCTCGATTCGCGGTTCGGGCCTGAACCGCAGCCCGGGTTCCCATGCCTCCGGGCTGTATGAAATGTTCGACGGCCTGCCGCTCACCGGCCCCGGCGGCACGCCTTACGAACTCAAGGATCCGTTGTGGCAAAGCCGTGTCGAGGTGTTGCGCGGCGCCAACGGCTTTGATCAGGGCGCGCTGGCCCTGGGCGGTTCGGTCAACTACGTGACGCATACCGGCTTTGATGCGCCTAAGCTGCAACTGCGCTATGAAACGGGCAGCCGCGGTTATGCCCAGCGCGAGATCAGCTCGGGCCAGGTGCTGGGCGATGCAGACTACTACATCAGCCTCACCGACTCGCAATCCGACGGTTATCAGCGCCAGAGCGCCGCCACCGGCAAAGGCGTGGCGGCCAACTTCGGCTACCGCTTCAACCCGGACCTGGAAACCCGTTTTTACTTCCGTTACCGAGAAACCACCAACGACACCCCCGGCAAGCTCACCCGCGCGCAGATCAGCCACGACCCGCGTGCCGCCAACAGCCTCAACGCCGCCCGCGACTCCAAGCGCCTGCAACCGGGCTCCACCTGGATCGCCAACAAAACCACCTTGCAGCTGGACGACAGTTCGCGCCTTGAAGTCGGGCTGGCCTATCACGATTACCCGATGGACCTGCGCGAAGGCACCAACCGTCTCAAGGTGGCTTACACCGACATCAGCAGCAGCCTGAATTACATCCGCCAGGACACGCTGTTCGGCCACGACAGTAAAACCACGCTCGGCCTGCGCACCACCCAGGCGATGCCCAACAATGGCGCGTCGGAATATGTACGCACGCCTGCCGGCAATACCGCCACCTATGCACCCGGCACCAAGACCCGCGACTACAGCTACTTGGGCTCCGACACCGTGCTGCATATCGGCAACGACCTGGAACTGGTGCCGGATCTGTGGCTGACCACCGGCCTGGCCGCGATCTACACCCGCCGCGAAACCCAGGTGACCTACCCCGAAGGCCAGGCGCCGCTTAGCCAGCACGACTGGGACTACGCGCCACGCATCGGCCTACGCTACGACTTCAACCCGCAATTGCAGGTGTACGGCAACCTGAGCCGCTCGGTCGAGCCGCCGCACGCGTGGTCGATGATCTGGGGTTCCAACAAGTACTTCACCAGCGGCGCGGCGACAGGCCTGGCGCGTGAAGGCGTGAGCCTGAAAAACCAGACCGCCACCACCCTGGAAATCGGCGGCCGCGGCGAGGCATGGCTCGGCCAGTGGGACCTGGCGCTGTACCGCTCCGAAGTGCGCCACGAATTGCTCACCGTGGAAACCCAAGCGCAGACCTCGACCAGCAATGCCATCGTCGCTGAATCGAATGCCAGCCCCACCGTGCACCAAGGCGTGGAACTGAGCCTGCTCAGCCCGCTGTGGGACGGCGCCGGCAACGGCAAGCTCGCCTTGCGCCAGGCCTACACCTTCAGCGACTTCCATTACCGCGACGACGACCGTTTCGGTGACAACACCTTGCCGGGCATCCCCAAGCACTACTACCAAGCGCAACTGCGCTACAGCCACCCGACGGGCCTCTACACCAGCCTCAACACCGAGTATTCGTCACGTGTGGCGGTGGACTATGCCAACTCCTACTACGCCGCGTCCTACACCACCCTCGGCGCAACCTTTGGTTACGACGCGCCAAAACAGGACTGGCAAGCCTGGGTCGACCTGCGCAACCTCACCAACCGCCGCTACGCTAACACCGTGACCCCGGTCTACGACGACAAGGGCCTGGACGCGGCGCGCTCGACCCCGGCGGATGGGCGGGGCATCTACACGGGTGTGTCGTGGAGCTGGCGCTGA
- a CDS encoding helix-turn-helix domain-containing protein, producing MNFLHVLPEPPDPLPKPNTDDDVIGLCVAHNLQRLRSKRHLSLDGLARACGVSRAMLAQIESGRSVPSIKVLCKIAKGLKVSVAAFLEDRAFEGVEVLPAQQSKRLVSADGAFISRALFPYDTARQSEFYEIRLRALGEEVSAGHGPGIQENLVVAQGVLEVSVNEERYLLSTGDSILFYADQPHRYRNPADSEAVAFLVITYPERLD from the coding sequence ATGAACTTTCTACACGTGCTCCCGGAACCGCCCGACCCGCTGCCCAAACCCAATACCGACGATGACGTGATCGGCTTGTGCGTCGCGCACAACCTGCAACGCCTGCGCAGTAAGCGCCACCTTTCACTCGATGGCCTCGCGCGCGCCTGCGGTGTGAGCCGTGCGATGCTGGCGCAGATCGAGTCCGGGCGCAGCGTGCCGTCGATCAAGGTGCTGTGCAAGATTGCCAAAGGCTTGAAGGTGTCGGTGGCGGCGTTCCTGGAGGATCGCGCATTTGAAGGGGTGGAGGTGCTGCCGGCGCAACAGAGCAAGCGCCTGGTGAGTGCCGATGGCGCGTTTATCAGCCGTGCGTTGTTTCCCTACGATACCGCGCGCCAATCCGAATTCTACGAGATCCGCCTGCGCGCACTGGGCGAGGAAGTTTCCGCAGGCCATGGCCCCGGCATCCAGGAAAACCTAGTGGTGGCCCAGGGTGTCCTGGAGGTCAGTGTCAACGAGGAGCGCTACCTGCTCTCCACCGGTGACTCGATTCTGTTCTACGCCGACCAGCCCCACCGCTACCGCAACCCGGCGGACAGCGAGGCGGTGGCCTTTCTGGTGATCACCTACCCCGAACGCCTCGACTGA